The genomic DNA AACCGGTACGCGAGACTTCAAAACGCCCTTCGCCCGGCGTCATATCGTCGAGAGCCTCGACAAGATACAAGGGGCGGGACGCGTCTTCCGTTCCCTGAGTCAGCCAGGCGGCCGAACGGACCAAAAACGCGCCGCCGTCTCCGGTGAGCCGATCGCCCACGAGCAGGCCGGGGCGGATCGTATCCGTTACCAGAGGAGCCGGGAACGCTCCCCCGGCGAGAGAACACAGATGGATGAGGCCGCCTTTTTTCACCGGGGCCTCCAGCCGTAAATTCAGATTCTTGCAGGACATGGTCTCTCCCTTGCTTATCAGGCCAACAGGACCGACAGGATACCGGCCACGAACACGCCGCCGAAGATGCCGGGACCGCCGATGGCAACCAACTGCGTGCCCACCTGGTTGCGGAAACGCGGCGTCAGGAGCGGAATGATGTTGCCGCCGAGCACGGCCCCCATGGTCCCCGCCACATAGGCGGCCACGGGCCGGTACTCCTGCGGCACGAAGAAATACACGCACAGAAAGGTTATCAGGGCGGGAAGGACCAGGGGAATGCGGACGCCGGTGACGGGGTCCGGTTTTGACATGGCGTAGCATCCCCCCGCGACCATGAGCATGACGAAGCCGATCCACGGGTACACCCCGTCCGCCTGAAAGATCATGTGCTGGCGTATAATGAAGGTAATGCTCAGAAGCAGGGGCATGAGAAAGCCGCCCACGTTGATGGCGAAGACCTGCTTCTTCAGCTCGCTCTCCCCGCCCGCGTCGATGCGCACGGGACGGCCGCTCTCGTCCAGCCCGAAGCTGACGGTGCGTGGCTTGTTGACCACCACCAGCCGCTCACTGGTATGAACCGGGATATTCACCATGCGCCCGAGCAGGATGGCGATGAACATGAGCACGCCCTGCGCCGGAGTCAGCCCCAGCTTGGAAAAGGCGTCGGCCACAAGGGACACCGGCAGAAAGACGAACAGAAAGAAAAGCGCCACCAAAAGGAGCAGTGCCGGGATGATGCCGCCGGAATATTGAAAATACGGATACATTATATACACCTTGGATTAAGGATGCGCCCGGGCCTCTCGCTTTTGCTTTTATCCCGGCCCTATAGTAAGGCAACATACACGCAGTTGGGATGTATCCTAACTTGAAATCGAAGTAAATCAAAGCACTCAGAGGCACACATGAAAGGCATCATCCTCGCGGGCGGCTCCGGCACACGGCTCCATCCGCTGACCAGGGTGGTCAGCAAGCAACTGCTGCCCGTCTACGACAAGCCCATGATCTATTACCCTCTGTCCACCCTGATGCTGGCGGACATCCGGGACATCCTGATAATCTCCACTCCCCACGACCTGCCCAATTTCAAAAAACTTCTCGGCGACGGCTCCCAGCTAGGCCTGAACCTGAGCTACCGCGAACAGCCCAGACCGGAAGGACTGGCCCAGGCTTTTCTCATCGGCGAGGATTTCATCGACGGCGACAACGTCTGCCTGGTGCTCGGAGACAACATCTTCCACGGTCACGGCCTCGGCTCCATCCTGAAGTCGGCCGGAGGCCTGCAAAAGGGCGGCCTGGTCTTCGCCTATCT from Pseudodesulfovibrio thermohalotolerans includes the following:
- a CDS encoding DUF1614 domain-containing protein, with translation MYPYFQYSGGIIPALLLLVALFFLFVFLPVSLVADAFSKLGLTPAQGVLMFIAILLGRMVNIPVHTSERLVVVNKPRTVSFGLDESGRPVRIDAGGESELKKQVFAINVGGFLMPLLLSITFIIRQHMIFQADGVYPWIGFVMLMVAGGCYAMSKPDPVTGVRIPLVLPALITFLCVYFFVPQEYRPVAAYVAGTMGAVLGGNIIPLLTPRFRNQVGTQLVAIGGPGIFGGVFVAGILSVLLA